The Muntiacus reevesi chromosome 7, mMunRee1.1, whole genome shotgun sequence genome includes a region encoding these proteins:
- the TTBK2 gene encoding tau-tubulin kinase 2 isoform X3: protein MQLQGRNLADLRRSQSRGTFTISTTLRLGRQILESIESIHSVGFLHRDIKPSNFAMGRFPSTCRKCYMLDFGLARQFTNSCGDVRPPRAVAGFRGTVRYASINAHRNREMGRHDDLWSLFYMLVEFVVGQLPWRKIKDKEQVGSIKERYEHRLMLKHLPPEFSIFLEHIASLDYFTKPDYQLLTSVFDNSIKAFGVIESDPFDWEKTGTDGSLTTTTASTTPQLHTRLTPAAIGIANATPIPGDMLRENTDEVFPDEQLSDGENGIPVGVLPDKLPGSLGHPRPQEKDVWEEMDTNRNKIKLGICKAATEEENSHGQANGILNAPSLGSPIRVRSEITQPDRDVPLVRKLRSIHSFELEKRLALEPKPDTDKFLETCLEKMQKDPSAGKESTLPALLHKPCVPAVSRADHIWHYDEEYLPDASKPASANTPEQADGGGSNGFVAVNLSSCKQEVDSKEWVIVDKEQDLQDFRTNEALGHKTTGSPSDEEPEVLQVLEESPQDEKLQLGPWAENDHLKKETSGVVFVLSGECPATAASEQYTDRLELQAGAASQFITVTPTSPMEAQAEGPLTAITIPRPSVASTQSTSGSFHYGQQPEKKDLHTIEPTVELYSPRENFSGLVVIEGEPPSGGSRTDLGLQIDHIGHDMLPNIREYDRSQDLGPKDLPDHNRLAMREFEGLPRELEEKSILVGSDNEEEKLSKGQHYIEISPLPGDLVTMERDHSATSEPVDVTKTQTFSVVPNQDKNHEIMKLLAVGPSEVSPRVIDPYVEEKIGQVAAMQRSKLSKEDDIRGEDLPNHSGDLSTFLHQEGKREKIAPRNGELFNPVSENEHCPPSRKDVVRSSFVTRHSRIPVLAQEIDSTFDSSSPVSAKEKLLQKKACQPDLVKLLVEKRQLRSLLGDLSSASDKLLEERLATVPAPFSEEEVFTPFSRLAAESHLSRSAEDSFLAPIISQSRKSKIPRPVSWVNTDQVNSSTPSQFLPRPPPGKPPMRPGVEARLRRYKVLGSSNSDSDLFSRLAQILQNGSQKPRSTTQCKSPGTPHNPKTPPKSPVVPRRSPSSSPRSSSLPRTSSSSPSRAGRPHHDQRSSSPHLGRSKSPPSHSGSSSSRRSCQQEHCKSSKNGLKGSGSFHHHSASAKAPPGKSKSASKLSR from the exons GAAATGGGAAGACATGATGACCTTTGGTCCTTGTTCTACATGTTGGTGGAATTTGTGGTTGGTCAGCTCccttggagaaaaataaaggacaag GAACAAGTGGGCTCTATTAAGGAGAGGTATGAGCACAGGCTTATGTTGAAACATCTCCCTCCAGAATTCAGCATCTTTCTGGAGCACATCGCCTCTTTGGATTATTTTACAAAACCAGACTACCAG CTTCTTACATCCGTGTTTGACAACAGCATCAAGGCCTTTGGAGTAATTGAAAGTGATCCTTTCGACTGGGAGAAGACTGGAACTGATGGCTCCCTCACCACGACCACTGCTTCCACCACGCCTCAGCTGCACACCCGTTTGACCCCTGCGGCGATTGG AATTGCCAATGCCACTCCCATCCCAGGAGACATGCTTCGAGAAAATACAGATGAGGTGTTTCCAGATGAACAGCTTAGTGATGGAGAGAATGGCATCCCTGTTGGTGTGTTACCAGATAAATTGCCTGGGTCTCTGGGACACCCTCGTCCCCAGGAGAAGGATGTCTGGGAAGAGATGGATACCAACAGGAATAAGATAAAGCTTGGGATTTGTAAG GCTGCTACTGAAGAGGAAAATAGCCATGGTCAAGCAAATGGTATTCTGAATGCTCCGAGCCTCGGTTCCCCAATTCGTGTCCGCTCAGAGATTACTCAGCCAGACAGAGATGTTCCGTTGGTGCGAAAGTTACGTTCTATCCACAGCTTTGAGCTGGAGAAACGCCTAGCGTTGGAACCAAAGCCAGATACTGACAAGTTTCTTGAGACCtg CttggagaaaatgcagaaagatccCAGTGCAGGAAAAGAATCCACTCTCCCTGCTCTGCTTCATAAGCCGTGTGTTCCAGCTGTGTCCCGTGCTGACCACATCTGGCACTATGATGAAGAATATCTTCCAGATGCTTCCAAGCCTGCCTCTGCCAACACTCCTGAGCAGGCAGACGGTGGTGGCAGCAATGGATTTGTAGCCGTTAACCTGAGCTCCTGCAAGCAGGAGGTGGATTCCAAAGAATGGGTGATTGTGGACAAGGAACAGGACCTTCAGGACTTTAGGACAAATGAGGCTCTAGGCCATAAGACAACTGGAAGCCCTTCTGATGAGGAGCCCGAAGTCCTCCAGGTCTTAGAAGAGTCGCCTCAAGATGAAAAGCTCCAATTGGGTCCTTGGGCAGAAAATGATCATTTAAAGAAGGAAACCTCAGGCGTGGTCTTTGTGCTTTCTGGGGAGTGCCCTGCCACTGCTGCTTCAGAGCAATATACAGATCGGCTAGAACTCCAGGCTGGAGCTGCTAGTCAGTTTATTACGGTGACACCCACGAGTCCGATGGAGGCGCAAGCGGAAGGACCCCTTACAGCG aTTACAATTCCAAGACCTTCTGTGGCATCTACACAGTCGACTTCAGGAAGTTTTCATTATGGTCAGCAGCCAGAAAAGAAAGACCTTCATACCATTGAGCCCACTGTGGAACTTTACTCTCCAAGGGAGAACTTCTCTGGCTTGGTTGTGATAGAGGGTGAACCACCTAGTGGAGGAAGCAGAACAGACTTGGGGCTTCAGATAGATCATATTGGTCATGACATGTTACCCAATATTAGAGAGTATGACAGATCTCAAGACCTGGGACCAAAAGACCTTCCTGATCATAACAGACTGGCTATGAGAGAATTTGAGGGCCTCCCTAGGGAATTGGAAGAGAAAAGCATTCTTGTAGGGTCAGATAATGaagaagagaaattaagtaaaggGCAGCATTATATTGAGATCTCCCCTCTCCCAGGAGACTTGGTAACAATGGAGAGGGATCATTCAGCTACTAGTGAACCTGTTGATGTGACAAAGACACAGACTTTTAGTGTGGTGCCAAATCAAGACAAAAATCATGAGATAATGAAACTTCTGGCAGTTGGACCTTCAGAAGTATCTCCACGAGTTATTGACCCATATGTTGAAGAGAAGATAGGCCAGGTGGCAGCAATGCAAAGAAGTAAGTTATCTAAGGAGGATGACATCAGGGGTGAAGATTTGCCAAATCATTCCGGAGACCTCTCTACTTTTTTGCACCAAGAGggtaagagagagaaaattgCCCCTAGAAATGGAGAGCTATTTAATCCTGTTTCAGAGAATGAACACTGTCCCCCGTCCCGGAAGGATGTGGTTAGGTCATCCTTTGTAACTAGACACAGCCGAATCCCTGTTCTAGCACAAGAGATAGACTCAACTTTTGACTCATCCTCTCCAGTCTCTGCAAAAGAAAAGCTCCTCCAAAAGAAAGCTTGCCAGCCAGACCTTGTCAAGCTCCtggtggagaaaaggcaactcaggtctctccttggggacctctCAAGTGCCTCTGATAAACTGCTAGAGGAGAGATTAGCCACTGTTCCTGCTCCCTTTTCCGAGGAGGAAGTCTTCACCCCCTTTTCAAGACTGGCTGCAGAATCACACCTGAGCAGGTCAGCCGAAGACAGCTTTCTGGCACCCATCATCTCCCAGTCTAGAAAGAGCAAAATTCCAAGACCAGTTTCATGGGTCAACACAGATCAAGTCAATAGCTCAACTCCATCTCAGTTCTTGCCTCGGCCACCACCCGGAAAACCACCCATGAGGCCTGGAGTAGAAGCCAG GCTCCGCAGATATAAAGTCCTAGGGAGTAGCAATTCCGACTCAGACCTTTTCTCCCGCCTGGCCCAAATTCTTCAAAATGGATCTCAGAAACCCCGGAGCACTACGCAGTGCAAGAGTCCAGGAACCCCTCACAATCCAAAAACACCACCCAAGAGTCCAGTTGTCCCTCGCAGGAGTCCCAGTTCCTCTCCTCGAAGCTCTTCCTTGCCTCGCACATCCAGTTCCTCACCATCTCGGGCTGGACGGCCCCACCATGACCAGAGGAGTTCATCCCCACATCTGGGGAGAAGCAAGTCACCTCCCAGCCACTCGGgatcttcctcctccaggaggtcctgCCAACAGGAACATTGCAAATCCAGCAAGAACGGCCTGAAAGGATCCGGCAGCTTCCACCACCATTCAGCCAGCGCTAAAGCCCCCCCAGGGAAGAGTAAGTCAGCCAGTAAGCTCAGCAGATAG
- the TTBK2 gene encoding tau-tubulin kinase 2 isoform X4, whose protein sequence is MGRFPSTCRKCYMLDFGLARQFTNSCGDVRPPRAVAGFRGTVRYASINAHRNREMGRHDDLWSLFYMLVEFVVGQLPWRKIKDKEQVGSIKERYEHRLMLKHLPPEFSIFLEHIASLDYFTKPDYQLLTSVFDNSIKAFGVIESDPFDWEKTGTDGSLTTTTASTTPQLHTRLTPAAIGIANATPIPGDMLRENTDEVFPDEQLSDGENGIPVGVLPDKLPGSLGHPRPQEKDVWEEMDTNRNKIKLGICKAATEEENSHGQANGILNAPSLGSPIRVRSEITQPDRDVPLVRKLRSIHSFELEKRLALEPKPDTDKFLETCLEKMQKDPSAGKESTLPALLHKPCVPAVSRADHIWHYDEEYLPDASKPASANTPEQADGGGSNGFVAVNLSSCKQEVDSKEWVIVDKEQDLQDFRTNEALGHKTTGSPSDEEPEVLQVLEESPQDEKLQLGPWAENDHLKKETSGVVFVLSGECPATAASEQYTDRLELQAGAASQFITVTPTSPMEAQAEGPLTAITIPRPSVASTQSTSGSFHYGQQPEKKDLHTIEPTVELYSPRENFSGLVVIEGEPPSGGSRTDLGLQIDHIGHDMLPNIREYDRSQDLGPKDLPDHNRLAMREFEGLPRELEEKSILVGSDNEEEKLSKGQHYIEISPLPGDLVTMERDHSATSEPVDVTKTQTFSVVPNQDKNHEIMKLLAVGPSEVSPRVIDPYVEEKIGQVAAMQRSKLSKEDDIRGEDLPNHSGDLSTFLHQEGKREKIAPRNGELFNPVSENEHCPPSRKDVVRSSFVTRHSRIPVLAQEIDSTFDSSSPVSAKEKLLQKKACQPDLVKLLVEKRQLRSLLGDLSSASDKLLEERLATVPAPFSEEEVFTPFSRLAAESHLSRSAEDSFLAPIISQSRKSKIPRPVSWVNTDQVNSSTPSQFLPRPPPGKPPMRPGVEARLRRYKVLGSSNSDSDLFSRLAQILQNGSQKPRSTTQCKSPGTPHNPKTPPKSPVVPRRSPSSSPRSSSLPRTSSSSPSRAGRPHHDQRSSSPHLGRSKSPPSHSGSSSSRRSCQQEHCKSSKNGLKGSGSFHHHSASAKAPPGKSKSASKLSR, encoded by the exons GAAATGGGAAGACATGATGACCTTTGGTCCTTGTTCTACATGTTGGTGGAATTTGTGGTTGGTCAGCTCccttggagaaaaataaaggacaag GAACAAGTGGGCTCTATTAAGGAGAGGTATGAGCACAGGCTTATGTTGAAACATCTCCCTCCAGAATTCAGCATCTTTCTGGAGCACATCGCCTCTTTGGATTATTTTACAAAACCAGACTACCAG CTTCTTACATCCGTGTTTGACAACAGCATCAAGGCCTTTGGAGTAATTGAAAGTGATCCTTTCGACTGGGAGAAGACTGGAACTGATGGCTCCCTCACCACGACCACTGCTTCCACCACGCCTCAGCTGCACACCCGTTTGACCCCTGCGGCGATTGG AATTGCCAATGCCACTCCCATCCCAGGAGACATGCTTCGAGAAAATACAGATGAGGTGTTTCCAGATGAACAGCTTAGTGATGGAGAGAATGGCATCCCTGTTGGTGTGTTACCAGATAAATTGCCTGGGTCTCTGGGACACCCTCGTCCCCAGGAGAAGGATGTCTGGGAAGAGATGGATACCAACAGGAATAAGATAAAGCTTGGGATTTGTAAG GCTGCTACTGAAGAGGAAAATAGCCATGGTCAAGCAAATGGTATTCTGAATGCTCCGAGCCTCGGTTCCCCAATTCGTGTCCGCTCAGAGATTACTCAGCCAGACAGAGATGTTCCGTTGGTGCGAAAGTTACGTTCTATCCACAGCTTTGAGCTGGAGAAACGCCTAGCGTTGGAACCAAAGCCAGATACTGACAAGTTTCTTGAGACCtg CttggagaaaatgcagaaagatccCAGTGCAGGAAAAGAATCCACTCTCCCTGCTCTGCTTCATAAGCCGTGTGTTCCAGCTGTGTCCCGTGCTGACCACATCTGGCACTATGATGAAGAATATCTTCCAGATGCTTCCAAGCCTGCCTCTGCCAACACTCCTGAGCAGGCAGACGGTGGTGGCAGCAATGGATTTGTAGCCGTTAACCTGAGCTCCTGCAAGCAGGAGGTGGATTCCAAAGAATGGGTGATTGTGGACAAGGAACAGGACCTTCAGGACTTTAGGACAAATGAGGCTCTAGGCCATAAGACAACTGGAAGCCCTTCTGATGAGGAGCCCGAAGTCCTCCAGGTCTTAGAAGAGTCGCCTCAAGATGAAAAGCTCCAATTGGGTCCTTGGGCAGAAAATGATCATTTAAAGAAGGAAACCTCAGGCGTGGTCTTTGTGCTTTCTGGGGAGTGCCCTGCCACTGCTGCTTCAGAGCAATATACAGATCGGCTAGAACTCCAGGCTGGAGCTGCTAGTCAGTTTATTACGGTGACACCCACGAGTCCGATGGAGGCGCAAGCGGAAGGACCCCTTACAGCG aTTACAATTCCAAGACCTTCTGTGGCATCTACACAGTCGACTTCAGGAAGTTTTCATTATGGTCAGCAGCCAGAAAAGAAAGACCTTCATACCATTGAGCCCACTGTGGAACTTTACTCTCCAAGGGAGAACTTCTCTGGCTTGGTTGTGATAGAGGGTGAACCACCTAGTGGAGGAAGCAGAACAGACTTGGGGCTTCAGATAGATCATATTGGTCATGACATGTTACCCAATATTAGAGAGTATGACAGATCTCAAGACCTGGGACCAAAAGACCTTCCTGATCATAACAGACTGGCTATGAGAGAATTTGAGGGCCTCCCTAGGGAATTGGAAGAGAAAAGCATTCTTGTAGGGTCAGATAATGaagaagagaaattaagtaaaggGCAGCATTATATTGAGATCTCCCCTCTCCCAGGAGACTTGGTAACAATGGAGAGGGATCATTCAGCTACTAGTGAACCTGTTGATGTGACAAAGACACAGACTTTTAGTGTGGTGCCAAATCAAGACAAAAATCATGAGATAATGAAACTTCTGGCAGTTGGACCTTCAGAAGTATCTCCACGAGTTATTGACCCATATGTTGAAGAGAAGATAGGCCAGGTGGCAGCAATGCAAAGAAGTAAGTTATCTAAGGAGGATGACATCAGGGGTGAAGATTTGCCAAATCATTCCGGAGACCTCTCTACTTTTTTGCACCAAGAGggtaagagagagaaaattgCCCCTAGAAATGGAGAGCTATTTAATCCTGTTTCAGAGAATGAACACTGTCCCCCGTCCCGGAAGGATGTGGTTAGGTCATCCTTTGTAACTAGACACAGCCGAATCCCTGTTCTAGCACAAGAGATAGACTCAACTTTTGACTCATCCTCTCCAGTCTCTGCAAAAGAAAAGCTCCTCCAAAAGAAAGCTTGCCAGCCAGACCTTGTCAAGCTCCtggtggagaaaaggcaactcaggtctctccttggggacctctCAAGTGCCTCTGATAAACTGCTAGAGGAGAGATTAGCCACTGTTCCTGCTCCCTTTTCCGAGGAGGAAGTCTTCACCCCCTTTTCAAGACTGGCTGCAGAATCACACCTGAGCAGGTCAGCCGAAGACAGCTTTCTGGCACCCATCATCTCCCAGTCTAGAAAGAGCAAAATTCCAAGACCAGTTTCATGGGTCAACACAGATCAAGTCAATAGCTCAACTCCATCTCAGTTCTTGCCTCGGCCACCACCCGGAAAACCACCCATGAGGCCTGGAGTAGAAGCCAG GCTCCGCAGATATAAAGTCCTAGGGAGTAGCAATTCCGACTCAGACCTTTTCTCCCGCCTGGCCCAAATTCTTCAAAATGGATCTCAGAAACCCCGGAGCACTACGCAGTGCAAGAGTCCAGGAACCCCTCACAATCCAAAAACACCACCCAAGAGTCCAGTTGTCCCTCGCAGGAGTCCCAGTTCCTCTCCTCGAAGCTCTTCCTTGCCTCGCACATCCAGTTCCTCACCATCTCGGGCTGGACGGCCCCACCATGACCAGAGGAGTTCATCCCCACATCTGGGGAGAAGCAAGTCACCTCCCAGCCACTCGGgatcttcctcctccaggaggtcctgCCAACAGGAACATTGCAAATCCAGCAAGAACGGCCTGAAAGGATCCGGCAGCTTCCACCACCATTCAGCCAGCGCTAAAGCCCCCCCAGGGAAGAGTAAGTCAGCCAGTAAGCTCAGCAGATAG